A window of Rhododendron vialii isolate Sample 1 chromosome 13a, ASM3025357v1 contains these coding sequences:
- the LOC131312720 gene encoding ras-related protein RABA5b: protein MGNQEEEGEEYLFKIVVIGDSAVGKSNLLSRFARDEFDLHSKATVGVEFQTQVLEVEGKEVKAQVWDTAGQERFRAVTSAYYRGAFGALLVYDITRRTTFDSIKRWLDELNTHCDTTVARILVGNKCDLENIRDVSIDEGKSLAQEEGLFFIETSALDSTNVNAAFEIVIRQIYNDVSRKMLNSDSYKAELSVNRVTLVNGSDMSKQKGVLSCCS, encoded by the exons ATGGGTAAtcaagaagaagagggagaggagTACTTGTTCAAGATAGTGGTCATAGGCGACTCAGCAGTGGGGAAATCCAACTTACTATCCCGGTTCGCCAGGGACGAGTTCGACCTCCACTCCAAAGCCACGGTGGGAGTGGAGTTCCAGACCCAGGTGTTGGAGGTCGAGGGCAAGGAGGTCAAAGCCCAGGTCTGGGACACCGCCGGCCAGGAACGCTTCCGCGCCGTCACCTCCGCCTACTACCGCGGCGCCTTCGGTGCGCTCCTCGTCTACGATATCACCCGCCGCACCACCTTCGACAGCATCAAGCGATGGCTCGATGAGCTCAACA CTCATTGCGATACTACAGTAGCAAGAATCTTGGTAGGAAACAAGTGTGACTTGGAGAACATTAGAGATGTGAGCATCGATGAAGGCAAAAGCCTTGCACAAGAAGAAGGATTGTTCTTCATCGAGACATCAGCCCTGGATTCTACTAACGTTAATGCGGCTTTTGAGATAGTTATTCGTCAAATCTACAACGATGTCAGCAGGAAGATGTTGAACTCCGATTCCTACAAGGCTGAATTATCTGTCAATCGCGTTACCCTAGTTAATGGGTCCGACATGTCCAAGCAAAAGGGAGTTTTATCTTGCTGTTCCTGA
- the LOC131312718 gene encoding auxin-induced in root cultures protein 12-like produces MLEQFFHRSHPAPAIMAALQLPALLLCLSIATLLFSPSHSKTCTSQIFTGHKTYANCTDLPTLSATLHWTYDNATSSLSIAFLARPAAPSGWVAWGINPAGPRMLGTQALLAYKKPDGSLAVRTFNLNSTKVVIPSVISFAVSNMSTGYANGMIGILATMALSPNTTSVSHAWNVGSSVSSNGVPSPHEILPDNLHSVGTLELAKSSRTPSDGNGTSSAAGPNGGQGHSGGGRFGSGGFGLFASVLIMASFVIWS; encoded by the coding sequence ATGTTGGAGCAATTCTTCCACCGCTCCCACCCCGCTCCCGCTATAATGGCCGCTCTCCAACTCCCAGCCCTCCTCCTTTGCCTCTCCATCGCCACCCTCCTATTCTCGCCCTCCCATTCCAAAACATGCACTTCACAAATTTTCACCGGTCACAAAACCTACGCTAACTGCACGGACCTCCCTACTCTAAGCGCCACCCTCCACTGGACCTACGACAACGCCACGTCCTCTCTCTCCATCGCCTTCCTCGCTCGTCCGGCTGCACCCTCCGGTTGGGTCGCCTGGGGGATCAACCCGGCCGGGCCCAGAATGCTCGGCACCCAGGCTCTCCTCGCCTACAAGAAACCCGACGGCTCGTTAGCTGTCAGGACGTTCAACTTGAATTCCACAAAAGTCGTCATCCCGTCGGTCATTTCGTTCGCTGTCTCTAACATGAGCACGGGGTACGCCAACGGGATGATAGGGATACTTGCCACGATGGCATTGTCGCCGAATACGACGTCGGTGAGTCACGCTTGGAATGTCGGCTCATCGGTGAGTAGTAATGGTGTTCCGAGTCCGCATGAGATTTTGCCGGATAATCTTCACTCTGTGGGGACGTTAGAGTTGGCGAAGAGTAGCAGAACGCCGAGCGACGGAAATGGAACCAGCAGTGCCGCCGGTCCGAACGGAGGACAAGGacatagtggtggtggtaggttCGGAAGCGGCGGTTTTGGGCTTTTTGCTTCGGTATTAATTATGGCAAGTTTTGTGATTTGGTCTTAG
- the LOC131312719 gene encoding uncharacterized protein LOC131312719 isoform X2, with translation MDSLQHRVETWIRDQRTRISNLNVTWPPQWRVPVSWPWTNGREQRKRINQEYERKKKQLQNLCGAVKAESLSDLQDILCCMVLSECVYKRPAAEMVRAVNKFKADFGGQVIYLERVQPSSDHVPHRYLLAEAGDTLFASFIGTKQYKDVMADANIFQGAIFHEDAAEDLYGIATTESVTVDSQKIRVENVSKSLEAKPRQPKSSPKPAVHRGFMARAKGIPALELYRLAQKKKRKLVLCGHSLGGAVAALATLAILRVIAASSPSKDYGKVQVKCITFSQPPVGNAALRDYVNRKGWQHYFKTYCIPEDLVPRILSPAYFHHYNAQTPPIPGDAGDSDLLMSNEGLRKQKAEKLKQNEGEQLVLGLGPVQTSFWRLSRLVPLEGVRRQFNKYKWKQGDPVEESSVANSAPTSSLHDVVAAPQSLEIQEGSDGISLEPLAEKERGSQDEAKDRKPSGNINATFSDNTKAWRRVPNLPSYVPFGQLYLLGNSSVESLSGAEYSKLTSVRSVITEVRERFQSHSMKSYRSRFQRIYEMCTTDETSTFLGGEQLQQFPHLQKWLGASVAGTVELGPIVESPAIRAATSIVPLGWSGIPGEKNGETLKVDITGFGLHLCTLVQARVNGNWCSTTVESFPSSPTLSSDGGVEQDIQKIRVSVGPPLKRPPQNWMVADSFLPHFSSIDSNSVDLKMEQDVCTFHRGKLLAPEGLSNFVIFCTSDFSTVSKEVLVRTRRVQLVGLEGAGKTSLLKAILGQGGLTATNIENLEMHVDIQEGIGGGLLYSDSTGVNLQVLCVKLTQCFVFLRSPECNMFLFLCCYHFWCWHSDVTKNPKPAGPSYGSISFQG, from the exons ATGGACTCTCTGCAACACAGAGTGGAGACATGGATCAGAGACCAAAGGACGAGGATCTCAAACCTAAACGTGACCTGGCCCCCTCAATGGCGGGTGCCGGTGAGCTGGCCCTGGACTAACGGCAGGGAACAGAGGAAGCGAATCAACCAGGAGTACGAGCGGAAGAAGAAGCAGCTTCAGAATCTCTGCGGCGCTGTCAAGGCCGAATCCCTCTCTGATTTGCAAGACATTCTCTGCTGCATGGTGCTCTCCGAGTGCGTTTACAAG AGACCTGCTGCTGAGATGGTTAGAGCAGTTAACAAATTTAAGGCAGACTTTGGAGGACAAGTTATTTATTTAGAGCGGGTGCAGCCTTCTTCAGACCACGTTCCTCACAG GTATCTGTTAGCAGAAGCGGGGGACACATTATTTGCTTCCTTCATTGGGACTAAGCAGTACAA GGATGTCATGGCTGACGCAAACATATTTCAAGGTGCCATATTTCATGAGGATGCTGCAGAAGATCTTTACGGTATTGCGACTACTGAATCTGTCACTGTTGACAGTCAAAAGATAAGAGTCGAGAATGTTTCAAAGTCCCTTGAAGCAAAGCCAAGGCAACCAAAATCCAGCCCGAAACCTGCTGTTCATCGG GGATTTATGGCTCGTGCTAAAGGTATACCTGCATTGGAGTTGTACAGGCTTGCTCAAAAAAAGAAACGGAAACTTGTGTTATGTGGCCATTCACTTGGTGGAGCA GTGGCGGCCTTGGCTACCCTTGCCATTTTGAGGGTTATTGCTGCTTCCTCGCCATCAAAAGACTATGGTAAAGTTCAAGTCAAGTGTATCACATTCTCTCAGCCTCCAGTTGGGAATGCTGCTTTAAGAGA tTATGTTAACAGAAAAGGTTGGCAGCATTACTTTAAGACTTACTGTATTCCCGAAGATCTGGTTCCTCGAATCCTCTCTCCTGCTTATTTTCATCATTATAATGCACAGACCCCACCTATCCCGGGTGATGCCGGAGATAGTGATTTGTTGATGTCAAATGAAGGATTGAGGAAACAAAAGGCCGAAAAACTAAAACAGAATGAAGGGGAACAGCTGGTTCTAGGTTTAGGCCCTGTCCAGACTTCCTTCTGGAGACTTTCTAGGCTTGTCCCTTTAGAGGGTGTCAGAAGACAATTCAATAAATACAAATGGAAACAAGGTGACCCTGTTGAGGAATCTTCTGTTGCTAATTCTGCCCCAACATCTTCACTCCATGATGTGGTAGCTGCACCACAGTCTCTTGAAATTCAGGAAGGTTCTGATGGAATTTCTCTCGAACCATTAGCTGAGAAAGAAAGAGGCTCCCAAGATGAAGCAAAAGATAGGAAGCCATCTGGAAACATCAATGCCACTTTCAGTGATAATACTAAGGCGTGGCGTAGAGTGCCAAATTTACCTTCTTACGTACCCTTTGGCCAG CTCTATCTTTTGGGAAATTCCTCAGTGGAGTCGCTATCGGGTGCCGAGTATTCAAAACTGACGTCG GTCAGATCTGTGATTACTGAAGTAAGGGAACGTTTTCAGTCACACTCAATGAAGTCATACAGGTCTAGATTTCAAAG AATCTATGAAATGTGCACGACAGACGAGACTTCAACCTTCCTGGGAGGGGAGCAACTGCAGCAATTTCCTCATTTGCAAAAGTGGCTAGGTGCTTCAGTGGCTGGTACTGTTGAGCTTGGGCCCATAGTAGAGTCTCCAGCTATTCGTGCAGCCACTTCCATTGTTCCTCTTGGATGGAGTGGTATTCCGGGTGAGAAGAATGGGGAAACTCTGAAAGTAGATATTACTGGCTTTGGATTACATCTTTGTACGCTGGTTCAAGCTCGTGTTAATGGTAACTG GTGCTCAACTACAGTGGAGTCATTTCCTTCATCACCAACATTGTCTTCGGATGGTGGAGTAGAGCAAGATATACAAAAGATCCGCGTTTCAGTTGGACCTCCGCTAAAACGGCCACCTCAAAATTGGATGGTGGCAGATTCGTTTCTGCCTCATTTTTCTTCTATTGATTCAAACTCTGTTGATCTGAAAATGGAACAGGATGTTTGCACATTTCATCGTGGAAAATTGCTCGCTCCTGAAGGGTTGAGTAATTTTGTCATCTTTTGTACTAGTGATTTCTCTACCGTCTCGAAGGAGGTTCTTGTTCGAACCCGCAGGGTGCAATTGGTTGGCCTAGAG GGTGCTGGCAAAACTTCTCTTCTCAAGGCAATCTTGGGTCAAGGAGGACTTACTGCTACTAATATTGAAAATTTGGAAATGCATGTTGATATTCAAGAAGGGATCGGTGGCGGTTTGCTCTACTCAGATTCAACAGGAGTAAATTTGCAGGTCCTTTGTGTTAAATTAACTcaatgttttgtatttttaaggTCTCCTGAGTGTAATATGTTTCTCTTCTTATGTTGTTACCACTTCTGGTGTTGGCATTCTGATGTGACGAAGAATCCTAAACCTGCAG GACCTTCATATGGAAGCATCTCGTTTCAGGGATGA
- the LOC131312719 gene encoding uncharacterized protein LOC131312719 isoform X1, which yields MDSLQHRVETWIRDQRTRISNLNVTWPPQWRVPVSWPWTNGREQRKRINQEYERKKKQLQNLCGAVKAESLSDLQDILCCMVLSECVYKRPAAEMVRAVNKFKADFGGQVIYLERVQPSSDHVPHRYLLAEAGDTLFASFIGTKQYKDVMADANIFQGAIFHEDAAEDLYGIATTESVTVDSQKIRVENVSKSLEAKPRQPKSSPKPAVHRGFMARAKGIPALELYRLAQKKKRKLVLCGHSLGGAVAALATLAILRVIAASSPSKDYGKVQVKCITFSQPPVGNAALRDYVNRKGWQHYFKTYCIPEDLVPRILSPAYFHHYNAQTPPIPGDAGDSDLLMSNEGLRKQKAEKLKQNEGEQLVLGLGPVQTSFWRLSRLVPLEGVRRQFNKYKWKQGDPVEESSVANSAPTSSLHDVVAAPQSLEIQEGSDGISLEPLAEKERGSQDEAKDRKPSGNINATFSDNTKAWRRVPNLPSYVPFGQLYLLGNSSVESLSGAEYSKLTSVRSVITEVRERFQSHSMKSYRSRFQRIYEMCTTDETSTFLGGEQLQQFPHLQKWLGASVAGTVELGPIVESPAIRAATSIVPLGWSGIPGEKNGETLKVDITGFGLHLCTLVQARVNGNWCSTTVESFPSSPTLSSDGGVEQDIQKIRVSVGPPLKRPPQNWMVADSFLPHFSSIDSNSVDLKMEQDVCTFHRGKLLAPEGLSNFVIFCTSDFSTVSKEVLVRTRRVQLVGLEGAGKTSLLKAILGQGGLTATNIENLEMHVDIQEGIGGGLLYSDSTGVNLQDLHMEASRFRDELWKGIHDLSRKTDLIVLVHNLSHSIPRCSLSNASQQQPALSLLLDEAKVLGIPWVLAITNKFSVSAHQQKAAINNVLQAYQASPSTTEVINSCPYVMPSAASAPLSQGVEDANSDERMGPQKFIFAPLNLVRRPFQKKTIVFPVEGVNALCQLVHRVLQSHEEAAMQELAREKLLLELTREHAMAVTRDSQAKETSLSAAAMGASVGAGLGVLLAVVLGAASALRKP from the exons ATGGACTCTCTGCAACACAGAGTGGAGACATGGATCAGAGACCAAAGGACGAGGATCTCAAACCTAAACGTGACCTGGCCCCCTCAATGGCGGGTGCCGGTGAGCTGGCCCTGGACTAACGGCAGGGAACAGAGGAAGCGAATCAACCAGGAGTACGAGCGGAAGAAGAAGCAGCTTCAGAATCTCTGCGGCGCTGTCAAGGCCGAATCCCTCTCTGATTTGCAAGACATTCTCTGCTGCATGGTGCTCTCCGAGTGCGTTTACAAG AGACCTGCTGCTGAGATGGTTAGAGCAGTTAACAAATTTAAGGCAGACTTTGGAGGACAAGTTATTTATTTAGAGCGGGTGCAGCCTTCTTCAGACCACGTTCCTCACAG GTATCTGTTAGCAGAAGCGGGGGACACATTATTTGCTTCCTTCATTGGGACTAAGCAGTACAA GGATGTCATGGCTGACGCAAACATATTTCAAGGTGCCATATTTCATGAGGATGCTGCAGAAGATCTTTACGGTATTGCGACTACTGAATCTGTCACTGTTGACAGTCAAAAGATAAGAGTCGAGAATGTTTCAAAGTCCCTTGAAGCAAAGCCAAGGCAACCAAAATCCAGCCCGAAACCTGCTGTTCATCGG GGATTTATGGCTCGTGCTAAAGGTATACCTGCATTGGAGTTGTACAGGCTTGCTCAAAAAAAGAAACGGAAACTTGTGTTATGTGGCCATTCACTTGGTGGAGCA GTGGCGGCCTTGGCTACCCTTGCCATTTTGAGGGTTATTGCTGCTTCCTCGCCATCAAAAGACTATGGTAAAGTTCAAGTCAAGTGTATCACATTCTCTCAGCCTCCAGTTGGGAATGCTGCTTTAAGAGA tTATGTTAACAGAAAAGGTTGGCAGCATTACTTTAAGACTTACTGTATTCCCGAAGATCTGGTTCCTCGAATCCTCTCTCCTGCTTATTTTCATCATTATAATGCACAGACCCCACCTATCCCGGGTGATGCCGGAGATAGTGATTTGTTGATGTCAAATGAAGGATTGAGGAAACAAAAGGCCGAAAAACTAAAACAGAATGAAGGGGAACAGCTGGTTCTAGGTTTAGGCCCTGTCCAGACTTCCTTCTGGAGACTTTCTAGGCTTGTCCCTTTAGAGGGTGTCAGAAGACAATTCAATAAATACAAATGGAAACAAGGTGACCCTGTTGAGGAATCTTCTGTTGCTAATTCTGCCCCAACATCTTCACTCCATGATGTGGTAGCTGCACCACAGTCTCTTGAAATTCAGGAAGGTTCTGATGGAATTTCTCTCGAACCATTAGCTGAGAAAGAAAGAGGCTCCCAAGATGAAGCAAAAGATAGGAAGCCATCTGGAAACATCAATGCCACTTTCAGTGATAATACTAAGGCGTGGCGTAGAGTGCCAAATTTACCTTCTTACGTACCCTTTGGCCAG CTCTATCTTTTGGGAAATTCCTCAGTGGAGTCGCTATCGGGTGCCGAGTATTCAAAACTGACGTCG GTCAGATCTGTGATTACTGAAGTAAGGGAACGTTTTCAGTCACACTCAATGAAGTCATACAGGTCTAGATTTCAAAG AATCTATGAAATGTGCACGACAGACGAGACTTCAACCTTCCTGGGAGGGGAGCAACTGCAGCAATTTCCTCATTTGCAAAAGTGGCTAGGTGCTTCAGTGGCTGGTACTGTTGAGCTTGGGCCCATAGTAGAGTCTCCAGCTATTCGTGCAGCCACTTCCATTGTTCCTCTTGGATGGAGTGGTATTCCGGGTGAGAAGAATGGGGAAACTCTGAAAGTAGATATTACTGGCTTTGGATTACATCTTTGTACGCTGGTTCAAGCTCGTGTTAATGGTAACTG GTGCTCAACTACAGTGGAGTCATTTCCTTCATCACCAACATTGTCTTCGGATGGTGGAGTAGAGCAAGATATACAAAAGATCCGCGTTTCAGTTGGACCTCCGCTAAAACGGCCACCTCAAAATTGGATGGTGGCAGATTCGTTTCTGCCTCATTTTTCTTCTATTGATTCAAACTCTGTTGATCTGAAAATGGAACAGGATGTTTGCACATTTCATCGTGGAAAATTGCTCGCTCCTGAAGGGTTGAGTAATTTTGTCATCTTTTGTACTAGTGATTTCTCTACCGTCTCGAAGGAGGTTCTTGTTCGAACCCGCAGGGTGCAATTGGTTGGCCTAGAG GGTGCTGGCAAAACTTCTCTTCTCAAGGCAATCTTGGGTCAAGGAGGACTTACTGCTACTAATATTGAAAATTTGGAAATGCATGTTGATATTCAAGAAGGGATCGGTGGCGGTTTGCTCTACTCAGATTCAACAGGAGTAAATTTGCAG GACCTTCATATGGAAGCATCTCGTTTCAGGGATGAACTTTGGAAGGGAATCCACGATCTTAGTAGAAAAACAGACTTGATTGTTCTTGTGCATAACCTGTCCCACAGCATACCTCGATGCAGTCTCTCAAATGCATCACAGCAGCAGCCAGCCCTCTCACTTCTGCTGGACGAAGCAAAGGTCCTTGGGATCCCTTGGGTACTCGCCATAACAAATAAATTCTCAGTTAGTGCACACCAGCAAAAAGCAGCAATAAATAATGTTCTTCAGGCATATCAAGCATCTCCAAGCACAACTGAAGTCATCAATTCTTGTCCGTATGTTATGCCCAGTGCTGCAAGTGCTCCTCTGTCTCAGGGAGTGGAAGATGCAAATTCCGATGAGAGGATGGGTCCTCAAAAGTTTATTTTTGCTCCTTTAAATCTTGTACGGAGGCCTTTCCAGAAGAAAACAATCGTTTTCCCTGTAGAGGGTGTAAATGCTCTGTGtcagcttgtccatcgtgtgcTTCAGAGCCATGAGGAGGCTGCTATGCAG GAGCTTGCAAGAGAAAAACTTCTGTTGGAATTGACTCGAGAGCATGCCATGGCTGTAACTCGAGATTCCCAGGCCAAGGAAACTTCTTTATCTGCTGCAGCTATGGGCGCTTCCGTTGGAGCGGGTCTTGGTGTTCTATTAGCCGTTGTCTTGGGTGCAGCATCTGCCCTACGGAAACCATGA
- the LOC131312717 gene encoding large ribosomal subunit protein eL32z, producing MAVPLLTKKIVKKRVKKFKRPQSDWKISVKENWRRPKGIDSRVRRKFKGVTLMPNIGYGSDKKTRHFLPNGFKKFVVHNAKELEVLMMHNRTYCAEIAHNVSTRKRKEIVERAAQLDVVVTNKLARLRSQEDE from the exons ATGGCTGTTCCTTTGCTCACCAAGAAGATTGTGAAGAAGCGTGTGAAGAAGTTCAAGAGACCCCAAAGCGATTGGAAGATCTCTGTGAAG GAAAACTGGCGCAGGCCCAAGGGTATCGATTCCCGCGTTAGGCGGAAGTTTAAGGGAGTCACTCTCATGCCTAACATTGGTTATGGTTCAGACAAGAAGACTCGGCATTTCCTTCCTAATGGGTTCAAGAAATTCGTTGTGCATAATGCCAAAGAGCTTGAAGTTCTGATGATGCACAACAG GACTTACTGTGCGGAAATCGCACACAATGTATCGACTAGGAAACGGAAGGAGATTGTTGAGCGTGCAGCGCAGCTGGATGTGGTTGTGACCAACAAATTAGCCAGGTTGCGCAGCCAGGAAGACGAATGA
- the LOC131313810 gene encoding cytochrome b561 and DOMON domain-containing protein At3g25290-like: MAALRLPALLLCFCIATLLISPSHSQTCASQTFTSNKTYANCVELPTLNAVLHWDYANTARLYNSYLSIAFLARPASPSGWIAWGINPDKPQMVGTQALLAYRKNDSGSMVVRPFNIDSKPPTFPSAPISFVVPYVSAEYDGEVMGIFATLELPKNMTSVNHVWNVGGQMSDGVPAPHAVEPENLSSVGTLDLANGTAGTANGTAGQSTSSTTDSSADEGRQGHSGGDRIGSLGFGLFVSVLVMAAGTVIWS; the protein is encoded by the coding sequence ATGGCCGCCCTCCGACTCCCAGCCCTCCTCCTATGCTTCTGCATCGCCACCCTACTAATCTCGCCGTCCCATTCCCAAACATGCGCTTCGCAAACTTTCACCAGTAACAAAACCTACGCTAACTGCGTGGAACTCCCCACCCTAAACGCCGTCCTCCACTGGGACTACGCCAACACCGCCAGATTGTACAATTCCTATCTCTCCATCGCCTTCCTCGCTCGTCCGGCCTCACCCTCCGGTTGGATCGCCTGGGGCATCAACCCGGACAAGCCCCAAATGGTCGGCACCCAGGCTCTACTCGCGTACAGGAAAAACGACAGCGGCTCGATGGTCGTTAGGCCCTTCAACATAGATTCCAAGCCACCCACGTTCCCGTCGGCGCCGATCTCGTTCGTGGTGCCTTACGTGAGCGCGGAGTATGACGGCGAGGTGATGGGGATATTCGCCACGCTGGAGCTGCCGAAGAACATGACGTCGGTGAATCACGTCTGGAACGTCGGCGGGCAGATGAGTGATGGCGTTCCGGCTCCGCATGCGGTGGAGCCGGAGAATCTTAGCTCCGTGGGAACGTTGGATTTGGCGAATGGTACTGCTGGAACGGCGAATGGTACTGCTGGTCAGTCGACTTCTTCGACGACTGACAGTTCCGCCGACGAAGGACGACAAGGACATAGCGGTGGTGATAGGATTGGAAGCCTCGGTTTTGGGCTTTTTGTTTCGGTGTTAGTTATGGCCGCAGGTACTGTAATTTGGTCTTAG
- the LOC131312723 gene encoding cysteine-rich repeat secretory protein 55-like translates to MPSREQQPRKQKKKHMGFLSHLLILLLLCTISAESADPLGEFCNTNANISNNQISSNIDSLLPQLVQGTLLNGYIATSFGKAENQVYGLAQCRADVTGNDCKTCIEGAATEIRKRCPKQADARIWYDYCFLRYDIKDFFGEVDTSYGIFYANVQNVTDPDTFNKELGALIDQISSEAVVPGNKGNGRGKTKLTPFLTLYALVQCTRDLSQLPCKQCLAIAVDTFNFPNFCNNKKGCRVLYSSCYVRYELYPFYFPLDSQDESANSSLAYYVSAVSKP, encoded by the coding sequence ATGCCATCAAGAGAGCAGCAACccaggaaacaaaagaaaaaacacatggGTTTCTTAAGCCATCTTCTTATCTTGCTCTTACTCTGCACTATCTCTGCAGAATCTGCAGATCCTTTGGGCGAGTTTTGCAATACAAACGCTAACATTTCTAACAACCAAATATCATCAAACATCGATAGCTTACTTCCCCAGTTGGTTCAAGGAACTCTGCTAAATGGGTATATTGCCACCTCCTTTGGAAAAGCTGAAAACCAAGTCTATGGCCTAGCACAATGCAGAGCAGATGTTACCGGTAACGACTGCAAAACTTGCATCGAAGGTGCAGCAACAGAAATCCGAAAACGCTGCCCAAAACAAGCTGATGCAAGGATTTGGTACGACTATTGCTTCCTAAGGTACGACATAAAGGATTTCTTTGGAGAAGTTGATACCAGCTATGGAATTTTCTATGCCAATGTGCAGAACGTGACCGATCCAGATACTTTCAACAAAGAACTCGGAGCTCTGATAGATCAGATCTCTTCGGAGGCTGTTGTGCCCGGGAACAAAGGGAATGGGAGAGGAAAAACCAAACTGACACCTTTTCTTACACTCTATGCATTGGTGCAATGCACAAGGGATTTGTCACAGCTACCTTGTAAACAGTGCCTGGCTATAGCTGTCGACACTTTCAACTTCCCTAACTTCTGCAACAACAAGAAGGGATGTCGAGTCCTATATAGTAGTTGCTATGTTCGATACGAACTCTATCCTTTTTACTTCCCTCTAGATTCACAAGATGAATCCGCCAATTCTTCACTGGCTTATTATGTGTCTGCTGTTTCAAAACCCTAG
- the LOC131312724 gene encoding cysteine-rich repeat secretory protein 55-like has protein sequence MGFLSHLLILLLLCTISAESADPSGVFCNTKVNISNNQISSNIDSLLPQLVQGTLLNGYIATSFGKAENQVYGLAQCRADVTGNDCKTCIEGAATEIRKRCPKQADARIWYDYCFLRYDIKEFFGEVDTGYGIFYANVQNVTDPDTFNKELGALIDKISSEAVVPGNKGNGRGKTKLTPFLTLYALVQCTRDLSPLPCKQCLAIAVNTFNFPNFCNNKKGCRVLYSSCYVRYELYPFYFPLDSQDESANSSLAYYVSVVSKP, from the coding sequence atggGTTTCTTAAGCCATCTTCTTATCTTGCTCTTACTCTGCACTATCTCTGCAGAATCTGCAGATCCTTCGGGTGTGTTTTGCAATACAAAAGTTAACATTTCTAACAACCAAATATCATCAAACATCGATAGCTTACTTCCCCAGTTGGTTCAAGGAACTCTGCTAAATGGGTATATTGCCACCTCCTTTGGAAAAGCTGAAAACCAAGTCTATGGCCTAGCACAATGCAGAGCAGATGTTACCGGTAACGACTGCAAAACTTGCATCGAAGGTGCAGCAACAGAAATCCGAAAACGCTGCCCAAAACAAGCTGATGCAAGGATTTGGTATGACTATTGCTTCCTAAGGTATGACATAAAGGAATTCTTTGGAGAAGTTGATACCGGCTATGGAATTTTCTATGCCAATGTGCAGAACGTGACCGATCCAGATACTTTCAACAAAGAACTCGGAGCTCTGATAGATAAGATCTCTTCGGAGGCTGTTGTGCCCGGGAACAAAGGGAATGGGAGAGGAAAAACTAAGCTGACACCTTTTCTTACACTCTATGCATTGGTGCAATGCACAAGGGATTTGTCACCGCTACCTTGTAAACAGTGCCTGGCTATAGCTGTCAACACTTTCAACTTCCCTAACTTCTGCAACAACAAGAAGGGATGTCGAGTCCTATATAGTAGTTGCTATGTTCGATACGAACTCTATCCTTTTTACTTCCCTCTAGATTCACAAGATGAATCCGCCAATTCTTCACTGGCTTATTATGTGTCTGTTGTTTCAAAACCCTAG